Proteins encoded in a region of the Podospora pseudopauciseta strain CBS 411.78 chromosome 6, whole genome shotgun sequence genome:
- a CDS encoding hypothetical protein (COG:S; EggNog:ENOG503P8HD) has product MEFHTGHPLYAVPLGLEDDDMFSPSGSSFSLSSSSYGPHTPTSGRSTPPRHSFDYASSFSSSIDGHSIELTPPSSASNSYFPFAFKGDGISNFSQPGFPLTPSRGSQLSFGSFSHNGYDSVQLSPSQHVEYYCGDNLFQPPPAVVSPQQQLPSSNGLENWRWPQDSHSPISFGEHTPKRPSLMVRHPPLKFEDEGEDIDMRNKYLKDSLSVEPSAVGLLPSPIHRIKDDPPPPRRQRHGRIRAQRGGESVNDVEPKATFRCIVPGCSYGPYRRNEHLKRHLKNEHGIGGEKEGWVCEFCPPEKSKDGQPKRFNRRDNWKQHIRLHAKSKSKNSRTEYNPEAIKVFNREQARINSSKKFKSRVMGKGVGGNKMRDESMDSMDSDL; this is encoded by the exons ATGGAGTTCCACACAGGGCATCCGCTGTATGCTGTCCCTCTCGGGTtggaggacgacgacatgtTTAGCCCTAGCGGATCCAGCTTTTCCCTTTCGTCTTCCAGCTACGGCCCTCACACACCGACCTCTGGCCGGTCCACTCCTCCACGACACTCGTTTGACTATGCCTCCTCGTTTAGCTCGTCGATCGACGGCCACTCCATTGAGCTCACTCCTCCGTCTTCAGCATCCAACTCGTACTTTCCATTCGCCTTCAAGGGTGATGGCATATCCAACTTTAGCCAGCCAGGCTTCCCCCTTACTCCTTCGCGTGGCAGCCAGCTGAGCTTCGGAAGCTTTTCCCACAACGGATATGACAGTGTTCAACTATCCCCTTCTCAACACGTCGAGTACTATTGCGGGGACAACCTCTTCCAGCCACCACCCGCGGTGGTGAgtccccagcagcagctgcctTCGAGCAACGGGCTGGAGAACTGGCGCTGGCCACAGGACAGCCACAGTCCGATCAGCTTTGGGGAGCACACGCCAAAGAGGCCGAGCTTGATGGTTCGGCACCCGCCGCTCAAGTTTgaggacgagggggaggatatCGACATGAGGAATAAGTATCTGAAGGACAGCCTGTCTGTTGAGCCCTCGGCTGTGGGGTTGTTGCCGTCGCCTATTCATAGGATCAAGGATGAtcccccgccgcctcgtAGGCAGAGACACGGGAGGATCAGGGCGCAGAGGGGGGGCGAGAGTGTGAATGATGTCGAACCAAAGGCTACGTTTCGGTGCATTGTGCCTGGGTGTTCTTATGGGCCCTATAGGAGGAATGAGCATCTGAAGAGGCATCTCAAGAA CGAACACGGCATCgggggagagaaagaaggctGGGTGTGCGAGTTTTGCCCGCCGGAGAAGAGCAAAGACGGGCAGCCCAAGAGGTTTAACAGGCGGGACAACTGGAAGCAGCACATCAGGCTGCACGCGaagagcaagagcaagaaCAGTCGGACCGAGTACAACCCGGAGGCGATTAAGGTTTTTAACCGGGAGCAGGCGAGGATTAATAGCTCGAAGAAGTTCAAGAGTagggtgatggggaagggggtgggtggtaaTAAGATGAGGGATGAGAGTATGGACTCGATGGATTCTGATCTTTga
- the GCD1 gene encoding Translation initiation factor eIF-2B subunit gamma (EggNog:ENOG503NXWR; COG:J) — translation MPHAVTIATPGLQALILCGPGSSFPTFTANPDENPKALFPIANRPMVWYPLEFCYRAGITNITLICPPSAKEAIDSALKTNPFLTGLPLPRPDLIAPEDLDQNTGTAEILRLPELQSLVTSDFLVLPCDLVCELGPEKLLQAWMVKSASLGDVLGESRASQGKHSGGLSVYYQTKSETPIKGEETEFIATVPLPSSSVLPASGSLFPHLSKLVCSMPTDTLKDTLEDKKGFPSRHDLVEQHPKIKMHTTHRDAHIYIFPQWVMKFVKENDRLETIGEDVIGWWAKANWQKGLSSKLGFDEFLALPVDDSSSQHGGTNSPRGETTTTNTTSLETATQKLSLNSTPAEEPNQVVTFKTPKVEEPNPMESASKSVEVPPLLAYIHPTSTGTPAKPTPIIRRVDTAQLLLQISLQLAKLPSLEEIHDTTNPPSPYCHARKVAYPEGVKLRTTISKSDSLVADNVTVSEKTSIKESVIGANCQIGEGAKLQGCLLMDGVVVGKNCKLTKCIIGRRAELGEGCSLTGCEVQENLLVEAKTEAKEEKFMSSSGLEATKEELDDAYDEGDDDEEGGVDGEGSGSDEE, via the exons ATGCCCCACGCAGTCACTATCGCGACCCCTGGGTTGCAGGCCCTCATCTTGTGCGGCCCAGGAAGCTCATTCCCAACGTTCACAGCAAACCCTGATGAGAACCCAAAGGCTCTGTTTCCCATTGCCAATCGGCCTATGGTCTGGTACCCGCTTGAATTTTGTTACCGAGCTGGCATCACAA ACATCACACTCATCTGCCCCCCATCAGCCAAGGAAGCCATTGACAGTGCGCTCAAGACAAATCCATTCTTGACTGGCTTGCCACTCCCACGCCCTGATCTCATTGCACCAGAGGACTTAGATCAAAACACGGGCACTGCCGAGATTCTCAGACTTCCAGAGCTACAGTCACTCGTAACTTCCGACTTCTTGGTCCTCCCTTGCGATCTGGTATGCGAGTTGGGTCCAGAGAAGCTCTTACAAGCATGGATGGTCAAGTCTGCCAGCTTAGGAGATGTGCTGGGCGAGTCTCGCGCATCCCAGGGAAAGCACAGCGGCGGTCTGTCCGTCTACTACCAAACAAAATCAGAGACACCCATCAAGGGTGAGGAAACCGAGTTTATTGCGACAGTACCACTGCCCTCATCCTCAGTGCTGCCTGCGAGCGGCTCTCTCTTCCCTCACCTGTCCAAGCTGGTATGCTCGATGCCCACAGATACTCTGAAGGACACCctggaggacaagaagggctTCCCTTCCCGCCACGACCTCGTCGAACAGCACCCCAAGATCAAAATGCATACCACCCACCGCGACGCCCATATTTACATCTTCCCTCAATGGGTGATGAAGTTCGTCAAGGAAAATGACCGACTCGAAACCATTGGCGAAGATGTCATCGGCTGGTGGGCCAAAGCCAACTGGCAAAAGGGCCTGTCTTCCAAGCTTGGATTTGACGAGTTTCTCGCCCTACCAGTGGACGATTCGTCTTCCCAACACGGCGGCACCAACAGTCCCCGTGGtgaaaccaccaccaccaacaccaccagtcTCGAGACTGCCACTCAAAAGCTCAGCCTGAACTCTACCCCAGCTGAGGAACCTAACCAGGTGGTCACCTTCAAGACCCCCAAGGTGGAAGAGCCTAATCCCATGGAGTCTGCTTCCAAATCGGTAGAGGTACCACCATTGCTCGCCTACATCCACCCTACCTCTACCGGCACCCCAGCCAAACCAACACCCATCATCCGCCGCGTCGACACGGCCCAACTGCTACTGCAAATCTCCCTCCAACTGGCCAAGCTGCCTTCCCTAGAGGAGATCcacgacaccaccaacccacccagTCCCTACTGCCACGCCCGCAAGGTCGCCTACCCAGAGGGTGTCAAGCTTAgaaccaccatctccaagtCTGACTCTCTCGTCGCCGACAACGTGACCGTGTCAGAGAAGACTTCCATCAAGGAGTCCGTCATTGGGGCCAACTGCCAGATCGGCGAGGGCGCCAAGCTGCAGGGTTGCCTGCTGAtggatggtgtggtggttgggaagAACTGCAAGTTGACCAAGTGCATCATTGGGAGGAGGGCTGAGTTGGGCGAGGGGTGCTCGCTGACTGGTTGTGAGGTGCAGGAGAATCTGCTGGTGGAGGCCAAGACggaggcgaaggaggagaagttcATGAGCTCGAGCGGGCTGGAGGCTacgaaggaggagctggatgatgcttatgatgagggggatgatgacgaggaggggggtgttgatggggaggggagcgggagtgatgaggagtaG
- a CDS encoding hypothetical protein (COG:S; EggNog:ENOG503NWGC), whose translation MSPPYESSRRRGVWNHWVPLAVTVTVATVGVVAWVWSQRKEEDQEEAETGSAYQDLDYDEGEYGDNPAYGASRDGAAGGTQTRSGGPGVAAAASQVESSTLGWAALRRTPSPSQFFDTARRTVTGGLSAAGAAVGSALAAIREEDKTAYADHETWSEEIEAKKERVVPSTSQAKDTNKRRKKVAIVISADNHIDDVDADGYHEHASILSHIPRSIDTSKHKLYVLIYAPNLKETTRESPSNRPPPSLSSSFSNIDPAQAQTPGDEAKSPAIGPSTSDPAYNAIYAQAQALVEKDSMILTFTTLNGHSHILRHIQPEIIYLQESLGGENGSIVTNLQTWLRHDIILVVGAESGHGGLADSESEAEKPGKAEEIWWHREDRVGRGRGVIVVDAQKVQDDWARRVLGKE comes from the exons ATGTCGCCGCCCTATGAGTCGTCCCGCCGCCGCGGCGTCTGGAACCATTGGGTCCCGCTCGCCGTGACCGTCACGGTTGCGACAGTGGGCGTTGTCGCCTGGGTTTGGAGCCAGCGGAAGGAGGAAGATCAGGAGGAAGCAGAGACCGGTTCCGCCTACCAGGATCTCGACTACGATGAAGGCGAGTATGGTGACAACCCCGCCTACGGCGCGTCCCgggatggtgctgctggcgggACCCAGACTCGCTCGGGCGGTCCTGGTGTCGCTGCTGCAGCCTCGCAGGTGGAATCATCCACCCTGGGCTGGGCTGCGTTGCGCCGGACGCCGAGCCCTTCACAATTCTTCGATACCGCCAGGAGGACTGTTACTGGAGGGCTGAGTGCGGCTGGCGCAGCTGTTGGAAGTGCTTTGGCTGCTATCAGGGAAGAGGACAAGACCGCATATGCAGACCACGAGACCTGGTCCGAGGAGatcgaggccaagaaggaaagGGTTgtcccatcaacctcacagGCCAAGGATACCAACAAGCGCCGTAAGAAGGTTGCCATTGTTATCTCGGCTGATAATCATATCGACGATGTGGATGCGGATGGGTATCACGAACATGCT TCTATTCTGTCTCACATTCCTCGGTCAATTGACACCTCCAAGCACAAGCTCTATGTTCTCATCTATGCCCCCAATCTCAAGGAGACCACACGCGAATCGCCTAGCAACCGTCCCCCGCCTTCTTTGAGCTCGTCTTTCTCCAACATCGACCCCGCTCAAGCCCAGACTCCCGGCGATGAGGCCAAGAGCCCTGC AATCGGCCCATCCACATCTGATCCGGCCTACAACGCTATTTACGCCCAGGCTCAAGCGCTTGTTGAAAAAGACAGCATGATTCTGACCTTTACCACCCTTAATGGCCACTCGCACATTTTGCGCCACATTCAGCCCGAGATCATCTACCTCCAGGAGTCTCTCGGCGGCGAGAACGGCAGCATTGTCACCAACCTTCAGACCTGGCTCCGTCATGACATTAttctggtggtgggagcGGAAAGCGGCCACGGAGGTCTCGCTGATAGCGAGTCAGAGGCGGAGAAGCCCGGAAAAGCGGAAGAGATCTGGTGGCACCGGGAAGACCGGGTGGGCAGAGGACGCGGTGTCATCGTGGTCGATGCCCAAAAGGTGCAAGACGACTGGGCTCGCAGAGTGCTGGGTAAGGAGTAA
- a CDS encoding hypothetical protein (EggNog:ENOG503NVIB; COG:S) yields the protein MAPTVAAASAVSVATKAKRPIPPGIQTNGAVTTSRSSPSPSISAKRAPSAVRQPSIPPTANGTTPSSARPPNRARREASAQILGRGQRSAGLRSASLVPDSAISPTLTEPPPYVVTDEYILKKYAGNPPSLIVHLFQTHWRFDQQEGMFPYKSPMKIFLDHVRERTVPNELLGYLTEAGVPFYEGCLIVQVHDHKTATQQVKDVARPTSAPSNSKSMPTPFSIHNYNQCLTPSSYVPYPEENLKASGAAVPASDSDSERKTAEEKDKENMPAPSAPIDQKSKGPAKPKIITVVLHPTQHSLHTDLMIKASTPRGASESRADGAVPPTPHGAVPPTPMAGSMPPPAKKQKREKMELDSSNIYVAESQILLATTAPLDLEPTKNAEETITKLEQLAHPDHSHKPPEPKTRKRTVAEMAADEAAAAQQERYMLILDERASSKLGGAQTGGSGADGDGQAAASTWEPRFERFKVIENIQKEHAAKKEAEKLKQAENERKLQLAKQQQEQQAAVLHAQQAQQAQQAQQAEERRRKEQAAMLQKQEAQRRMQQAQAQAQAQQAAQAAQQLAQAQQQAQQQAQQQAQQQARAQQAQALAQQQAQQAQAQQAAQQQAQQNQGMQNMGTPNAQHSPMAGGMGNGMPVSMAPQAQVRFTQVSQPQASSPIIRQNTPQAASSPMVQGVPMQHSNSSMGQAASPPRPSSVVQNHPMAAPMAPSMSARGSQQSHAAGTPRMHSATPNMAQATPMTRPMAVPTPRMSQASPPPGVLTPQAMGQAMLMNAQGMAGMPNVNIQSTAQQIAAQQRMMQQRQQMGMQSGSAVPLNQMQFQQQQAMLQRQLMLQQQQQRGQMMTQGNQALAANYAQQLNNMQQQAGMQMTPQQRQMLMAQSMAAAQQQNPNMMAMNGMTPQQVAQMQQIQLQQQIQQQQQLQAQQRAQQQQQQQQQQQQQPTPQQMQMHALLQQPQVQSQITNHSNALFTKRLPELAQRYGGNAQAIPQEELAQFKAQCQQQAVGLVTRTYAQRNMQMQAQRAQAAAMQGMMQGM from the exons ATGGCGCCCACTGTCGCCGCTGCTTCGGCAGTGTCGGTCGCGACCAAGGCGAAACGCCCCATACCTCCGGGCATACAAACAAACGGCGCCGTGACCACATCACGCTCCTCGCCGTCACCATCCATATCAGCCAAGCGAGCCCCCTCGGCCGTCCGCCAACCCTCGATTCCCCCAACCGCTAACGgcaccaccccatcatcagcccGACCCCCAAACCGGGCACGGCGAGAAGCCTCAGCACAAATACTGGGTAGGGGCCAGAGGAGTGCAGGCCTTAGATCGGCCAGCCTCGTCCCGGACTCTGCGATATCCCCTACCCTGAcggaaccaccaccatacg TGGTAACTGACGAGTACATTTTGAAAAAATATGCCGGGAACCCGCCCTCCCTCATCGTGCATCTATTTCAAACGCATTGGCGATTTGATCAACAAGAGGGCATGTTTCCATACAAATCGCCCATGAAGATCTTCCTCGACCACGTTCGGGAACGCACTGTCCCCAACGAGCTGCTGGGCTACCTGACCGAGGCGGGGGTTCCTTTCTATGAAGGATGCTTAATTGTGCAGGTACATGATCACAAGACAGCCACCCAGCAGGTCAAAGACGTTGCTCGGCCGACCTCTGCTCCCTCGAACTCCAAGTCGATGCCGACACCCTTCTCGATTCACAACTACAACCAGTGTCTCACGCCATCCTCGTATGTCCCTTACCCAGAAGAGAACCTCAAGGCGAGCGGGGCGGCTGTGCCGGCCAGCGACTCGGACAGCGAACGAAAAACGGCCGAAGAAAAAGATAAGGAAAACATGCCGGCCCCGAGTGCGCCCATAGATCAGAAGAGCAAAGGACCAGCAAAGCCCAAGATCATCACGGTTGTGCTGCACCCAACACAGCATAGTTTGCATACAGATCTTATGATTAAGGCTAGCACCCCCCGAGGAGCTTCAGAGTCACGCGCTGATGGAGCTGTTCCTCCGACACCTCACGGAGCTGTGCCCCCTACCCCTATGGCTGGTAGCATGCCCCCTCCGGCCAAGAAACAGAAACGAGAGAAAATGGAACTGGACTCGAGCAACATCTACGTTGCCGAATCGCAGATTCTCTTGGCAACAACGGCGCCCTTGGACCTCGAGCCTACAAAGAATGCCGAGGAAACAATAACCAAGCTCGAGCAGCTCGCGCACCCCGACCACTCGCACAAACCACCAGAGCCCAAGACTCGCAAAAGAACCGTGGCGGAGATGGCGGCCGACGAAGCAGCAGCGGCTCAGCAAGAGCGCTACATGCTCATTCTCGATGAGCGTGCGTCTTCCAAACTGGGCGGTGCTCAAACGGGGGGCAGCGGTGCAGATGGGGATGGCCAAGCGGCAGCTTCCACGTGGGAGCCTAGATTTGAACGCTTCAAGGTCATTGAGAACATCCAGAAGGAACAtgcggccaagaaggaggcaGAAAAGCTCAAGCAGGCCGAAAACGAACGCAAGCTCCAGCTggccaagcagcagcaggagcaacAAGCTGCTGTTTTGCACGCTCAACAAGCGCAGCAAGCCCAACAGGCTCAACAAgccgaggagaggagaagaaaagagcagGCGGCAATGCTGCAAAAACAAGAGGCACAGAGGCGAATGCAacaagcccaagcccaagcccaggCTCAACAAGCGGCTCAAGCAGCTCAGCAGCTGGCTCAGGCTCAGCAGCAGGCTCAACAACAGGCTCAACAACAggctcaacaacaagccagGGCTCAGCAAGCCCAGGCTCTGGCTCAGcagcaagctcaacaagCCCAGGCGCAGCAGGCGGCTCAACAACAGGCGCAGCAGAACCAGGGAATGCAAAATATGGGCACTCCCAATGCTCAGCACAGTCCGATGGCCGGCGGCATGGGCAACGGCATGCCCGTCAGCATGGCACCCCAGGCCCAGGTGCGCTTTACCCAAGTCTCACAGCCACAAGCCTCGTCCCCTATCATCCGCCAGAATACTCCCCAAGCGGCATCGTCGCCCATGGTTCAAGGTGTTCCCATGCAGCATTCCAACTCCAGCATGGGCCAAGCTGCAAGCCCACCCCGACCTTCATCTGTGGTGCAAAACCACCCAATGGCTGCTCCCATGGCTCCCAGCATGTCGGCACGTGGAAGCCAGCAGAGCCATGCTGCCGGTACCCCTAGGATGCATTCTGCAACTCCCAATATGGCCCAAGCAACACCAATGACGCGACCCATGGCGGTGCCGACGCCAAGGATGTCCCAAGCAAGCCCACCACCCGGTGTCTTGACTCCTCAGGCCATGGGACAAGCGATGTTGATGAACGCCCAAGGCATGGCGGGTATGCCAAATGTCAACATCCAGTCCACAGCTCAGCAGATTGCGGCTCAGCAGCGAATGATGCAACAGCGGCAGCAAATGGGGATGCAAAGCGGGAGTGCCGTGCCTTTGAATCAAATGCAgttccagcaacaacaggcgATGCTACAGCGGCAGCTTATGcttcagcaacagcagcagcgtggTCAAATGATGACACAGGGCAACCAAGCTCTGGCAGCCAACTATGCGCAGCAGTTGAACAACATGCAGCAACAAGCAGGAATGCAGATGACACCCCAACAGCGCCAGATGCTCATGGCTCAGTCAATGGCGGCAGCCCAACAACAGAACCCTAACATGATGGCGATGAACGGCATGACGCCACAGCAGGTGGCTCAAATGCAACAAATTCAGTTACAGCAACAGatccaacagcaacaacaattGCAGGCCCAGCAGAGggcccagcaacagcagcagcagcagcagcagcagcagcagcagccaacgCCCCAGCAGATGCAAATGCACGCTCTGCTTCAGCAACCCCAGGTTCAGAGCCAGATTACCAACCACTCGAACGCTCTATTTACCAAGAGACTGCCCGAGCTCGCTCAACGTTATGGTGGAAATGCGCAAGCAATCCCACAGGAAGAGCTGGCGCAATTCAAGGCGCAGTGTCAACAGCAGGCGGTTGGTCTTGTGACGAGAACGTATGCGCAGAGGAATATGCAGATGCAGGCACAGCGGGCTCAGGCGGCGGCAATGCAGGGGATGATGCAGGGGATGTAA
- the ATG27 gene encoding type II membrane protein (EggNog:ENOG503NU76; COG:U), with the protein MRSTSWLPLLSSSMAVMITASPAPAAAKFNCEKLPVDGHTYNFKELSGPHTVVTSEFLAPSYHNTTYTIDLCGGLTSKTGGEGERCPEGTRVCAIKHKWDPKTDKATVDHFVPIVVEKKDGGFEWEAKRLPAEEAKGKGDEDKKKEGLRLILKGGKYLGRQQQTVVEFRCSGLKGDEEEWDSKKLVEYERVNKRRRAEDEGDDGFSTPEHQLKKEGAALVWEGYKSDGEVDTLALTWYTKFVCEKAVGDEPEKGKEPEKGGGESAHWGFFTWFVVLVFLGIATYLIFGSWLNYNRYGARGWDLLPHGDTLRDIPYLLKDWMRRVLNTIQSSGSRGGYSAV; encoded by the exons aTGAGATCAACATCATGGCTCCCGCTGCTGTCGTCCTCGATGGCAGTGATGATAACAGcatcccccgcccccgccgccgcaaaGTTCAACTGCGAGAAGCTCCCCGTCGACGGGCACACCTACAACTTCAAGGAGCTTTCGGGGCCGCATACGGTCGTCACGAGCGAGTTTCTTGCGCCGAGTTACCACAACACGACGTACACGATTGATTTGTGTGGGGGGTTGACATCAAAGactgggggggagggggagaggtgtCCTGAGGGGACGAGGG TATGCGCGATCAAGCACAAGTGGGACCCGAAAACGGACAAGGCGACGGTGGATCACTTTGTGCCTATtgtggtggagaagaaggatggtgGGTTTGAGTGGGAGGCTAAGAGGTTACCTGCTGAGGAGGCAAAGGGGAAGGGTGATGAGGAtaagaaaaaggaggggcTGAGACTTATCCTCAAGGGGGGGAAGTATCTTGGGAGACAGCAGcagacggtggtggagtttAGGTGTTCGGGTCTCAaaggggatgaggaggagtgggataGTAAGAAGTTGGTTGAGTATGAGAGGGTgaacaagaggaggagggcggaagatgagggggatgatgggttcAGCACGCCGGAGCATcagctcaagaaggagggggcggcgctggtttgggaggggtaTAAgagtgatggggaggttgataCGTTGGCTTTGACGTGGTATACCAAGTTTGTTTGTGAGAAGGCTGTGGGGGATGAGccggagaaggggaaggagccGGAGAAAGGTGGGGGAGAGAGTGCGCATTGGGGGTTTTTTACTTGGTTTGTGGTTTT GGTTTTTCTCGGCATCGCAACGTACCTCATCTTTGGCTCGTGGCTCAACTACAACCGGTATGGCGCTCGGGGGTGGGATTTGCTTCCCCATGGTGACACGCTCAGGGATATCCCGTACCTGCTCAAGGACTGGATGCGGAGAGTTCTTAACACGATACAAAGCAGTGGCAGCAGGGGTGGATACTCAGCCGTGTAG
- a CDS encoding hypothetical protein (COG:I; EggNog:ENOG503Q3SV), which yields MATPGKTLFAIPIPPLNQHPGGTVTVTLPAPAVYLLTITSPPDNRLTTASCTAILDALDLIEFGGYTPGVVITTSGLPKFFSNGLDLEHALGTQGFLPGVLYRLFNRYLTYPMPTIALLPGHAFAGGLMLAMHNDYRVMNPAKGFACVNELEFGVPLKAAMSSIFRLKLPPATYRDLVLEAKRFSGEEGVKAGLVDRTGGLDQALELIKERKLTNKAKTGIYGLLKAEMYRESVGFLMQAGYDKEEEKDRLMIEGEDKRKEEAEGKLGSIKEKAKL from the coding sequence ATGGCCACCCCAGGCAAAACCCTCTTCgcaatccccatcccccctctaAACCAACACCCCGGCGGgaccgtcaccgtcaccctccccgccccgGCAGTGTACCTCTtaaccatcacctcccccccagacaaccgcctcaccaccgcctcctgcACCGCCATCCTCGACGCGTTAGACCTGATCGAATTCGGTGGTTACACCCCCGGCGTCGTCATCACAACTTCCGGCCTCCCCAAGTTCTTCTCCAACGGCCTCGACCTCGAGCACGCGCTTGGAACACAAGGGTTCCTGCCCGGGGTGCTGTACAGACTTTTCAACCGGTACCTCACCTACCCCATGCCCaccatcgccctcctcccggGCCACGCCTTCGCTGGAGGGCTAATGCTGGCTATGCACAACGACTATCGGGTCATGAATCCCGCCAAAGGGTTCGCGTGTGTGAATGAGTTGGAGTTTGGGGTTCCGCTCAAGGCTGCCATGTCCTCTATCTTCAGACTTAAGCTCCCTCCTGCGACCTATAGGGATTTGGTTCTTGAGGCGAAACGTTTCTccggggaagagggggtcaAGGCAGGGTTGGTGGACAGAACGGGCGGGTTGGATCAGGCGCTGGAGTTGATaaaggagaggaagctgaccaacaaggccaagacGGGGATTTATGGGTTGCTAAAGGCCGAGATGTACAGGGAGTCGGTTGGGTTTTTGATGCAGGCGGGGTACGacaaagaggaggagaaggacaggTTGATgattgagggggaggataagcggaaggaggaggccgaggggaagttggggtctatcaaggagaaggccaagttGTGA